A part of Propioniciclava coleopterorum genomic DNA contains:
- a CDS encoding flavin reductase, giving the protein MSIHRTHPFATPAASRDAARRFRGRLVSPVTLWAAGEGRERRGLTVSSVLVALGEPARVVGLLDPDSELASGLGERGTVTILTRADQHLADVFAGLAPSPGGPFRAAPFEQDAWGPVLPGRSWVGIAWESARELGWSTEVVGVIKHVHLAEADALTHVRGATGASRAPSREAIPLTTS; this is encoded by the coding sequence GTGAGCATCCATCGCACGCATCCGTTCGCCACCCCCGCGGCCTCGCGAGACGCGGCCCGCCGGTTCCGGGGGCGGCTGGTGTCGCCCGTGACGCTGTGGGCGGCGGGGGAGGGGCGCGAACGCCGCGGCCTCACCGTCAGCTCGGTCCTGGTGGCGCTGGGGGAGCCGGCCCGCGTGGTCGGCCTGCTCGATCCCGACAGCGAGCTCGCGTCCGGGTTGGGCGAGCGCGGCACCGTGACGATCCTGACGCGCGCGGACCAGCACCTGGCCGACGTGTTCGCCGGCCTCGCGCCCTCGCCCGGGGGCCCGTTCCGCGCCGCGCCGTTCGAGCAGGACGCCTGGGGGCCCGTCCTCCCGGGACGCAGCTGGGTCGGGATCGCCTGGGAGTCCGCCCGCGAGCTCGGGTGGTCCACCGAGGTCGTCGGCGTGATCAAGCACGTGCACCTCGCGGAGGCGGACGCGCTGACGCACGTGCGGGGCGCTACGGGGGCGAGCCGGGCGCCCAGCCGTGAGGCGATACCCTTGACGACATC
- a CDS encoding aromatic ring-opening dioxygenase LigA yields MNLKPLKMAGIVSMVMGILFTLTGGVVWGVVVSQLSAEKITVPNDAKFMQGAAVSGPLSALAQADIINTHALKGSNGMTYSELGAAATAAKNAGDTAKAEELTKQRGTVMNGSFLRASLFTSVLSFGVCLFAIGVGVSLLVIGWALNKVGSQKVAFEAATV; encoded by the coding sequence ATGAACCTCAAGCCCCTCAAGATGGCCGGCATCGTGTCCATGGTCATGGGTATCCTCTTCACCCTGACCGGCGGTGTCGTCTGGGGTGTCGTCGTCTCGCAGCTGTCCGCTGAGAAGATCACGGTTCCCAACGACGCCAAGTTCATGCAGGGCGCGGCCGTGTCCGGCCCGCTGTCCGCGCTGGCCCAGGCCGACATCATCAACACCCACGCGCTCAAGGGCAGCAACGGTATGACCTACTCCGAGCTGGGTGCCGCCGCCACCGCCGCCAAGAACGCCGGCGACACCGCCAAGGCCGAGGAGCTGACGAAGCAGCGCGGCACGGTCATGAACGGCTCGTTCCTCCGCGCGTCGCTGTTCACCTCGGTGCTCTCCTTCGGCGTCTGCCTCTTCGCCATCGGCGTGGGCGTGTCGCTGCTGGTCATCGGCTGGGCGCTGAACAAGGTCGGCAGCCAGAAGGTCGCCTTCGAGGCCGCCACCGTCTGA